In Halopseudomonas xinjiangensis, a single genomic region encodes these proteins:
- a CDS encoding translation initiation factor Sui1: MNSRKKGLDSLGGLVYSTDTGRMCPGCSEPVSGCRCGEAAPPQGDGIARVRRETKGRGGKTVTTISGLILPEAELKALAKQMKARCGCGGSLKDGVIEIQGDQVELLCQWLGEKGVKAKRSGG, translated from the coding sequence ATGAATAGCAGGAAGAAGGGATTGGACTCGCTCGGCGGCCTGGTTTATTCGACCGATACCGGGCGAATGTGTCCGGGCTGTAGCGAGCCCGTCAGCGGTTGCCGTTGTGGCGAGGCCGCGCCGCCCCAGGGCGATGGTATCGCACGGGTCCGACGCGAGACCAAGGGACGCGGCGGCAAGACGGTAACGACCATCAGCGGCCTGATCCTTCCTGAGGCCGAGCTCAAGGCATTGGCGAAGCAGATGAAAGCGCGCTGCGGATGCGGCGGATCGCTGAAGGATGGCGTGATCGAAATTCAGGGCGACCAGGTCGAATTGCTGTGCCAATGGCTGGGTGAAAAGGGTGTCAAGGCCAAGCGGTCGGGCGGCTGA
- a CDS encoding NUDIX hydrolase: MDERSINAYLARSAAEDVFHVNERDETLGVVSRATIQRDRLITRSTFIFVFNSRGELCMHRRTLHKRLYPGFWDVAAGGVVSAGESYADGARRELAEELGVVGAGLTEHLRFFYDSPESRLWGAVFSCVWDGPITMQPEEVLDVRWIDPHSDWQRPEEKYSPDSLLALRLLMDKQQRDADE, encoded by the coding sequence ATGGATGAGCGATCCATAAACGCCTATCTTGCGCGCTCCGCTGCCGAGGACGTATTCCACGTCAACGAGCGCGACGAAACTCTCGGGGTGGTCAGCCGCGCGACCATTCAACGCGACAGGCTGATCACGCGTAGCACCTTCATTTTCGTCTTCAACTCGCGCGGCGAGCTGTGCATGCATCGCAGGACACTTCACAAAAGGCTGTATCCGGGTTTCTGGGACGTCGCCGCCGGCGGGGTGGTGAGCGCAGGCGAAAGCTACGCGGACGGTGCCAGACGTGAGTTGGCGGAAGAGCTTGGCGTGGTTGGAGCTGGCCTCACCGAGCATCTGCGGTTTTTCTATGACTCGCCGGAGAGCCGTTTGTGGGGGGCAGTGTTCAGTTGCGTATGGGATGGACCGATCACCATGCAGCCCGAGGAAGTGCTGGACGTACGCTGGATCGATCCGCACAGCGACTGGCAGCGCCCCGAGGAAAAGTATTCGCCGGACTCCTTGCTGGCGCTCAGGCTGCTCATGGACAAGCAACAGCGAGACGCAGATGAATAG
- the aroQ gene encoding type II 3-dehydroquinate dehydratase has product MASILVLHGPNLNLLGTREPGVYGAVTLAQINQRLAELADSLGHRLQSLQSNAEHALIDRIHAARDENIEYILINPAAFTHTSVAIRDALLAVSIPFIEVHLSNVYKREPFRHHSYFSDVAEGVICGLGAQGYELALQAAVHRIEQAKRD; this is encoded by the coding sequence ATGGCGAGCATTCTGGTCCTGCATGGACCCAACCTGAACCTCCTTGGCACCCGTGAACCGGGTGTGTACGGCGCAGTTACCCTGGCGCAGATCAACCAGCGCCTGGCCGAACTTGCCGACAGCCTCGGGCACCGCCTGCAGAGCCTGCAGAGCAATGCCGAACACGCGCTGATCGACCGCATCCATGCCGCACGTGACGAAAACATCGAGTACATTCTGATCAATCCGGCTGCCTTCACCCATACCAGCGTAGCGATACGTGACGCATTGCTGGCGGTGAGCATCCCATTCATCGAAGTTCATTTATCCAACGTGTACAAGCGCGAGCCGTTCCGCCATCACTCCTACTTTTCGGATGTCGCCGAAGGCGTGATCTGCGGTCTCGGAGCCCAGGGCTACGAGCTGGCTCTACAAGCAGCGGTACACCGTATTGAACAAGCTAAACGCGATTAA
- the prmA gene encoding 50S ribosomal protein L11 methyltransferase: MSWLQLRLAIQPDQAQELEDALLGLGAVSVTFMDAEDQPIFEPDLGTTPLWSNTHLLALFEGDTSADDLISHLRLLRQGELPDHQIEYVQDQDWERSWMDNFQPMRFGDRLWIVPSWHDAPDPQAVNLLLDPGLAFGTGTHPTTALCLEWLDAEPVVDRQVIDFGCGSGILAIAALLLGASHARGTDIDPQALEASRDNAGRNRIDPERLSLFLPEAMPQQPADVLLANILAGPLVALSDQLISLVKPGGRLALSGILAEQTDDVLQTYRAKFDLDPVAERDGWIRVSGTRKR; this comes from the coding sequence ATGTCCTGGTTACAACTTCGCCTCGCCATCCAGCCGGATCAGGCTCAAGAGCTGGAAGACGCACTGCTTGGACTCGGTGCCGTATCGGTGACCTTCATGGATGCGGAAGATCAGCCCATCTTCGAACCGGACCTCGGCACCACGCCGCTATGGTCGAATACGCACCTGCTGGCTTTGTTCGAGGGGGACACATCCGCCGACGACCTGATAAGCCATTTGCGCTTGCTGCGACAGGGCGAGCTACCAGATCACCAGATCGAGTACGTGCAAGATCAGGACTGGGAACGCAGCTGGATGGACAATTTCCAGCCGATGCGTTTCGGCGATCGGCTATGGATCGTTCCTAGCTGGCATGACGCTCCGGACCCCCAGGCCGTCAATCTGCTGCTAGACCCAGGCCTGGCGTTTGGTACAGGCACTCATCCCACCACAGCACTGTGCCTGGAATGGCTGGATGCGGAACCGGTCGTCGACAGACAGGTGATCGATTTTGGCTGCGGTTCGGGGATTCTGGCCATTGCAGCGCTGCTGCTGGGAGCCAGCCATGCACGCGGGACCGACATCGATCCTCAGGCACTGGAAGCCTCACGGGATAATGCCGGCCGGAACCGGATCGACCCTGAACGGCTGTCACTGTTTCTGCCCGAGGCAATGCCGCAACAGCCCGCCGACGTGCTGCTGGCTAACATTCTGGCGGGTCCACTGGTAGCGCTGTCCGATCAGCTAATCAGCCTGGTGAAGCCAGGCGGCCGTCTGGCACTCTCGGGCATCCTGGCCGAGCAGACCGACGACGTTCTGCAAACCTATCGCGCTAAATTCGACCTCGATCCGGTGGCCGAGCGCGACGGCTGGATACGCGTAAGCGGCACCCGGAAACGGTGA
- a CDS encoding DUF2333 family protein: MMRFGRNKLGHNNDSLTSRTVGLALAVLLAVYLLVCLILGWYWSREPGLEPVAPTPGPDTTLVVGSTTARTVHGLMYTLLQKPGGFTGNDIFPPGVWLDNMPSWEFGVLVQVRDMSRAMRRDMARSQSQSQEDPDLALAEPRFNFDNNSWMFPGSESEYRSGLRALNRYIRRLETGEANFYARADNLASWIGDSSTRLGSLSQRLSSSVGQAEVTEEGRHYRKTPWLEIDDVFFEARGSAWALLHLMRAVEHDYADVLERKNAMTSLQQIMRELEATQQPLYSPVVLNGSGMGILANHSLVMANYLSRANAAMIDLRRLLEQG; encoded by the coding sequence ATGATGAGATTCGGACGAAACAAGCTGGGCCATAACAACGATTCGCTGACCAGTCGCACTGTCGGTCTGGCGTTGGCCGTTCTGCTGGCGGTCTACCTGCTGGTCTGCCTGATCCTCGGTTGGTACTGGAGTCGCGAGCCTGGCCTTGAGCCGGTCGCTCCCACTCCCGGCCCTGACACCACGCTGGTAGTCGGCTCGACCACCGCCCGTACGGTCCATGGGCTGATGTATACGTTGCTGCAGAAGCCGGGTGGCTTTACTGGCAACGACATTTTTCCGCCTGGCGTCTGGCTGGACAATATGCCCAGCTGGGAATTCGGCGTATTGGTGCAGGTACGTGACATGTCACGAGCGATGCGTCGAGATATGGCGCGTTCGCAGTCTCAGTCGCAGGAAGACCCCGATCTGGCTCTGGCCGAGCCGCGATTCAACTTCGATAACAACAGCTGGATGTTCCCGGGTAGCGAAAGCGAATACCGCTCCGGTCTGCGCGCCCTGAACAGATACATCCGCCGCCTCGAGACCGGCGAGGCCAACTTCTATGCCCGTGCCGATAACCTGGCGAGCTGGATCGGTGATTCGAGCACGCGCCTGGGGTCGTTATCCCAGAGGTTGTCTTCAAGTGTCGGTCAGGCGGAAGTGACCGAAGAAGGACGGCACTATCGCAAGACGCCGTGGCTGGAAATCGATGATGTGTTTTTCGAAGCGCGTGGCTCCGCCTGGGCGCTGTTGCACCTGATGCGTGCCGTCGAGCACGACTACGCGGACGTGCTCGAACGCAAGAATGCCATGACCAGTCTGCAGCAGATCATGCGCGAGCTCGAAGCGACACAGCAGCCGCTGTATAGCCCGGTGGTGCTCAACGGCAGCGGCATGGGCATCCTGGCGAATCATTCGCTGGTGATGGCCAATTACCTGTCACGTGCAAATGCCGCGATGATCGACCTGCGTCGGCTGCTCGAGCAGGGCTAG
- the ppa gene encoding inorganic diphosphatase, which produces MSYDQIPAGKDVPNDIYVAIEIPANHAPIKYEIDKDSSTLFVDRFMATPMFYPANYGYIPNTLADDGDPLDVLVVTPHPVTPGAVIRARPVGVLHMTDDGGGDAKLIAVPHDKLSVLYRDIKEYTDLPELLIQQIQHFFENYKDLEAGKWVKIDRWGSAEEARAEIVKAVDAYQK; this is translated from the coding sequence ATGAGCTACGACCAGATCCCCGCAGGCAAAGACGTACCCAACGACATCTATGTCGCCATCGAGATCCCGGCCAATCACGCGCCGATCAAATACGAGATCGACAAGGACAGCAGCACCCTGTTCGTCGACCGTTTCATGGCTACACCGATGTTCTATCCGGCCAACTACGGATACATCCCGAACACGCTGGCCGACGACGGCGACCCGCTCGACGTCCTGGTCGTCACACCGCATCCGGTCACTCCCGGCGCAGTGATCCGCGCCCGTCCGGTCGGCGTGCTGCACATGACTGATGATGGTGGCGGAGACGCCAAGCTGATCGCCGTACCGCACGACAAGCTCAGCGTGCTGTACCGCGACATCAAGGAATATACCGACCTTCCCGAGCTGCTGATTCAGCAGATCCAGCACTTCTTCGAGAACTACAAGGATCTCGAGGCTGGCAAGTGGGTGAAGATCGACCGCTGGGGCAGCGCTGAAGAGGCCCGCGCGGAAATCGTTAAGGCAGTAGACGCTTACCAAAAATAA
- a CDS encoding MATE family efflux transporter, giving the protein MRLTTLAADWKSPNTQRQVWALAVPMILSNVSVPLVGLVDTAVIGHMDAAYHLGGVAVGATLITFVLWATGFLRMGTTGFVAQAWGRRDGDALRLLLAQLLWLALLLSCAVWLLKSPLFSLGLHFVDASPELIGEAQRYVEIRLFSLPAALANFVLVGWFIGAGVGRAPMFLLLTVNLTNVLLDVLLVVGLEMGVAGAAWATVAGDYCGLLLGLCLLRPLLAQVPGRLDWRAALQLRGAAPLMQVNRDILIRTLALEAVFYLLVVQGSQYGDAVIAANAVLLNFLLLTSHGLDGLAHAVEGLGGSAIGARDHRRLRRVLVVSTGWSLILSLAFVAAFTLFGEHIVRMLTDIESVRDTAVRYLPWMAWMPLVAVWGYLLDGLFISATRARAMRNAMLLSVVGVYVPIAWFFWGAGNHALWLGFHLFMVARGLTLGGWFVWLWWRGRWIASH; this is encoded by the coding sequence TTGCGCCTCACCACTCTGGCGGCTGATTGGAAGTCACCCAACACTCAGCGTCAGGTCTGGGCACTCGCCGTGCCGATGATCCTCTCGAATGTCAGTGTGCCCCTTGTCGGCCTGGTCGACACAGCGGTAATCGGCCATATGGATGCCGCTTACCATCTCGGTGGGGTGGCAGTTGGCGCCACGTTGATCACCTTTGTGCTGTGGGCTACCGGTTTTCTTCGCATGGGTACCACAGGCTTCGTCGCCCAGGCCTGGGGTCGACGCGACGGCGATGCCTTGCGACTCCTGTTGGCACAGTTGCTCTGGCTGGCGCTGCTCCTGTCATGCGCTGTCTGGCTGCTTAAGTCACCACTCTTTTCTCTAGGACTTCATTTTGTCGACGCCAGCCCGGAACTGATCGGCGAGGCGCAGCGCTACGTGGAGATTCGCCTGTTCAGCCTGCCCGCAGCGCTGGCCAACTTCGTGCTGGTCGGCTGGTTCATAGGAGCCGGAGTGGGGCGAGCCCCGATGTTCCTGCTGCTCACCGTAAATCTGACCAACGTCCTGCTGGACGTTTTGCTGGTGGTCGGGCTGGAAATGGGCGTGGCGGGCGCAGCCTGGGCCACGGTGGCAGGAGATTACTGCGGTCTATTGCTCGGCTTGTGTCTGCTGCGGCCTTTGCTGGCGCAGGTGCCTGGTCGGCTTGACTGGCGTGCCGCCTTGCAATTGCGGGGCGCGGCGCCGCTGATGCAGGTCAACCGCGATATTCTCATTCGCACGCTGGCACTGGAAGCGGTGTTCTATTTGCTGGTGGTCCAGGGCTCGCAGTACGGCGATGCAGTAATCGCCGCCAACGCAGTATTGCTCAATTTCCTGCTGCTGACATCGCACGGGCTTGATGGGCTTGCTCATGCGGTAGAAGGGCTCGGCGGCAGCGCCATTGGCGCTCGCGATCACCGCCGGCTCCGACGCGTGCTGGTCGTATCGACCGGCTGGTCGCTCATTCTCAGCCTGGCCTTCGTTGCGGCATTTACCTTGTTTGGTGAGCACATCGTGCGGATGCTCACTGATATCGAGTCGGTGCGCGACACGGCAGTTCGTTATCTGCCCTGGATGGCCTGGATGCCACTGGTGGCGGTATGGGGCTACCTGCTCGATGGTCTGTTCATCAGTGCAACCCGAGCCCGCGCCATGCGCAACGCCATGCTCTTATCAGTCGTTGGGGTTTACGTACCCATCGCCTGGTTTTTCTGGGGTGCCGGGAATCACGCGTTATGGCTGGGTTTCCATCTATTCATGGTGGCGCGAGGGTTGACGCTTGGTGGCTGGTTCGTCTGGCTGTGGTGGCGGGGGCGGTGGATCGCATCGCACTAG
- the accB gene encoding acetyl-CoA carboxylase biotin carboxyl carrier protein, whose amino-acid sequence MDIRKVKKLIELLEESGIDELEIHEGEESVRISRHSKQAAMPQQYFQQAPQPAPAPAAAPAALVETPTAEPAGHLVRSPMVGTFYRSPSPAAASFVEVGQSVKAGDVLCIVEAMKMMNHIEADKSGVIQSILAENGQPVEFDQPLFSIA is encoded by the coding sequence ATGGATATCCGCAAAGTAAAAAAACTGATCGAGCTTCTTGAAGAATCCGGCATCGACGAACTGGAAATTCACGAAGGAGAAGAATCCGTCCGGATCAGCCGTCATAGCAAGCAAGCCGCTATGCCGCAGCAATACTTCCAGCAAGCACCTCAACCGGCCCCTGCCCCAGCCGCTGCGCCTGCTGCCCTGGTGGAAACGCCAACAGCCGAACCCGCGGGTCATCTGGTTCGTTCGCCCATGGTCGGTACTTTCTATCGTTCGCCGTCGCCTGCCGCTGCATCCTTTGTAGAAGTGGGTCAAAGCGTCAAGGCCGGCGATGTACTGTGCATCGTCGAAGCGATGAAGATGATGAACCACATTGAGGCCGACAAGAGCGGCGTCATCCAGTCCATCCTGGCGGAAAACGGCCAGCCGGTGGAATTCGACCAACCGCTGTTCAGCATCGCCTGA
- the dsbD gene encoding protein-disulfide reductase DsbD, whose product MLLHRFLLLLCLLCTPLAQAQLIDDGAAGTSLLDGGSGQADFLPVHEAFRPSLEQRGSDQLRVRFDMPPGYYLYRHRLGFEVPNAPEAIKAVRLPDGEHKTDEYFGDVEVYYDSLEVTLELQEGATVSALRLSFQGCADAGLCYPPETVVLDVGSGEALTAPQTSSEPESSVDSGVSLALLLFFLAGLGLTFTPCVLPMLPILTSLVLGRQHIDRPRALVLAGSYVLGMAVTFAVVGALIGIFGAALNIQARMQSPWLLGIFAALFVLFALAMFGLFDLRLPAALREPLERLGSRTRGGSVPGAALMGALSTLVVSPCISAPLAGALVYISATGDALGGALRLFFLALGMGVPLLLVAVFGSALLPRSGAWLNGVKQLFGFGLLGVAIWLLERILPGSLSLALWAALAAGLAIQLGLFERSPRGGWGRFAQTLALLAAFYSLAALTGALAGGHDPLRPLQPLTQGDRAAASTDTFFTTVESQAALQRELSQAQQLGRPAVLELYADWCISCKIIERRVLGDPQVQAQLQNVARIRLDLTDNTPDQRAWLTDKQLFGPPAFLFYHTNGVERTALRLPGEVGSAEFLERLADLRLQ is encoded by the coding sequence ATGCTGTTGCATCGCTTTCTATTATTGCTGTGTCTGCTCTGCACCCCTCTTGCCCAGGCACAACTCATTGACGACGGCGCGGCGGGTACCAGCCTGCTGGATGGCGGCAGCGGACAGGCTGACTTTCTTCCCGTGCATGAGGCCTTTCGGCCGTCACTGGAGCAACGCGGCTCTGACCAGCTGCGTGTGCGTTTCGACATGCCGCCTGGCTATTACCTGTATCGGCATCGCCTCGGCTTCGAAGTGCCGAATGCCCCTGAGGCTATCAAGGCTGTTCGTCTTCCGGACGGGGAGCACAAGACCGACGAATATTTCGGCGATGTCGAGGTCTATTACGACTCGCTTGAGGTCACGCTGGAGCTGCAGGAAGGTGCGACGGTCAGCGCTCTGCGGCTGAGCTTCCAGGGCTGCGCTGACGCCGGTTTGTGCTACCCCCCGGAAACGGTCGTGCTTGATGTGGGCAGCGGCGAGGCTTTGACCGCGCCGCAGACCTCATCGGAGCCTGAGTCCTCGGTCGACAGCGGTGTTTCGCTGGCGCTTCTGTTGTTCTTCCTGGCCGGACTCGGCCTGACCTTCACCCCGTGCGTATTGCCGATGCTGCCGATCCTTACCAGCCTGGTACTCGGACGCCAGCATATCGATCGTCCCCGCGCGCTCGTTCTGGCTGGCAGCTACGTGCTCGGAATGGCTGTGACCTTCGCGGTGGTAGGCGCTTTGATCGGCATCTTCGGCGCGGCCCTGAATATCCAGGCGCGTATGCAGTCGCCATGGCTGCTCGGCATCTTCGCCGCGCTATTTGTTCTGTTCGCTCTGGCCATGTTCGGTCTGTTCGACCTGCGATTGCCCGCCGCGCTACGCGAACCTCTGGAACGACTCGGCAGCCGCACCCGAGGTGGCTCGGTTCCCGGCGCAGCCTTGATGGGCGCGCTTTCGACGCTGGTCGTGTCACCGTGCATTTCCGCGCCGCTGGCCGGCGCCCTGGTCTACATCAGCGCCACCGGCGACGCACTGGGCGGCGCACTGCGCCTGTTCTTTCTCGCGCTGGGCATGGGCGTCCCCCTGCTGCTGGTCGCTGTGTTCGGCAGTGCGCTCCTGCCGCGGTCAGGGGCCTGGCTCAACGGTGTCAAGCAGCTGTTCGGATTCGGCTTGCTTGGCGTGGCAATCTGGCTGCTCGAGCGCATCCTGCCCGGGTCCCTGAGTCTGGCGCTATGGGCCGCCCTTGCAGCCGGCCTGGCGATCCAGCTCGGACTGTTCGAGCGTTCACCGCGGGGCGGCTGGGGGCGATTCGCTCAGACCCTCGCCTTGCTTGCTGCGTTTTATAGCCTGGCCGCGCTTACCGGGGCGCTGGCAGGCGGTCATGACCCGTTGCGCCCGCTGCAACCATTGACTCAGGGTGACCGGGCCGCAGCGAGTACCGACACCTTTTTCACTACCGTGGAAAGCCAGGCAGCACTACAGCGCGAGCTGAGCCAGGCACAGCAACTCGGCCGCCCTGCCGTGCTCGAGCTCTACGCCGACTGGTGCATCAGCTGCAAGATCATCGAACGACGTGTGCTAGGTGATCCTCAGGTCCAGGCGCAGCTGCAGAATGTGGCTCGAATCCGCCTGGACCTGACCGACAACACCCCGGATCAGCGCGCCTGGTTGACCGACAAGCAGCTTTTCGGCCCGCCTGCGTTTCTGTTCTACCACACGAACGGAGTCGAACGGACTGCGCTGCGCCTGCCTGGAGAAGTCGGTAGTGCCGAATTTCTGGAACGCCTTGCAGATCTTCGGCTCCAGTAG
- a CDS encoding methyltransferase domain-containing protein — MDRHFDQLGAHFARKIYDSPKGAVRLAVLTRDLGEWLRTIQDGRSVLRVLDAGAGLGHMSEWLALKGHQLTVTDPSLEMLEHARARLAQHALAHPPSFIQASLQTLPASGEVFDLVICHAVLEWLADPAEALRCLRSLVNDGGAISLAFYNRDALIYKNLIKGQFRKIERNQLAGEGRRSLTPQQPLDPRYVANWVADAGLELKGETGIRVFHDYMHEPFKAQASLDEVIERELLYSTHPAYRHMGRYLHWWLVPRTN, encoded by the coding sequence ATGGACCGTCACTTCGACCAGCTCGGCGCGCATTTCGCACGCAAGATTTATGACAGCCCCAAAGGTGCCGTGCGTCTGGCGGTGCTGACCCGGGATCTGGGTGAATGGCTGCGGACTATCCAGGACGGGCGAAGCGTCTTGCGCGTGCTCGACGCCGGTGCGGGGCTGGGCCATATGAGCGAGTGGCTGGCGCTGAAAGGCCATCAGCTCACCGTAACGGACCCATCGCTGGAAATGCTCGAGCATGCCCGTGCCCGGCTTGCCCAGCATGCGTTGGCGCATCCGCCTTCCTTCATTCAGGCATCGCTGCAGACGCTGCCTGCCAGCGGCGAGGTCTTTGATCTGGTGATCTGTCACGCCGTACTGGAATGGCTCGCCGACCCGGCCGAGGCGCTCCGCTGTCTGCGCAGCCTGGTCAACGATGGCGGCGCTATCTCGCTGGCGTTCTACAACCGCGATGCCCTCATTTACAAGAATCTGATCAAGGGTCAGTTCCGCAAGATTGAGCGCAACCAGCTCGCCGGCGAGGGGCGCCGCAGTCTCACGCCCCAGCAACCGCTCGATCCACGCTATGTCGCCAACTGGGTGGCTGATGCAGGCCTAGAGCTCAAGGGAGAAACTGGCATCCGCGTGTTCCACGACTACATGCACGAGCCGTTCAAGGCACAGGCTTCGCTGGACGAGGTCATCGAACGCGAACTGCTGTACAGCACCCACCCTGCCTACCGACATATGGGGCGGTACCTGCATTGGTGGCTGGTGCCGAGGACGAACTAG
- the accC gene encoding acetyl-CoA carboxylase biotin carboxylase subunit, whose product MQKVLIANRGEIALRVIRACKELGLKTVAVHSTADRELMHLAMADESVCIGPAPATDSYLNIPAIISAAEVTGADGIHPGYGFLAENADFAEQIERSGFTFIGPSADVIRLMGDKVSAIAAMKKTGVPTVPGSDGPLPEDEEECLRIGQRVGYPVIIKAAGGGGGRGMRVVHDEADLLKSIRLTRTEAGAAFGNPMVYLEKFLTNPRHVEVQILSDGQGNAVHLGDRDCSLQRRHQKIIEEAPAPGIDEKARAEVQARCVQACVDLGYRGAGTFEFLYENGQFFFIEMNTRVQVEHPVSEMVTGVDIVKEQILVAAGNKLSISQKDVTIRGHAIECRINAEDPKTFMPSPGTVTFFHAPGGNGVRVDSHLYSGYKVPPNYDSLVGKLITYGATRDEALARMRNALEELVVDGIKTNTPLHRELVRDPEFCKGGVNIHYLEHKLGMK is encoded by the coding sequence ATGCAAAAAGTACTGATAGCCAACCGCGGTGAAATCGCTCTGCGCGTCATCCGCGCGTGCAAGGAACTGGGGTTGAAGACCGTTGCCGTGCATTCCACGGCTGACCGTGAATTGATGCACCTGGCGATGGCCGACGAGTCGGTATGTATCGGTCCGGCACCGGCCACCGACTCCTACCTGAATATTCCGGCGATCATCAGCGCTGCCGAAGTCACAGGCGCAGATGGCATTCATCCCGGTTACGGTTTTCTCGCCGAGAACGCCGACTTTGCCGAGCAGATCGAGCGCTCAGGCTTCACATTCATCGGCCCGAGCGCAGACGTGATCCGCCTGATGGGGGACAAAGTCTCGGCGATTGCCGCGATGAAGAAGACCGGGGTGCCGACGGTACCCGGCTCTGACGGCCCATTGCCGGAAGATGAAGAAGAATGCCTGCGGATTGGCCAACGTGTCGGCTATCCGGTGATCATCAAGGCGGCCGGTGGTGGCGGTGGTCGCGGCATGCGCGTAGTGCATGACGAGGCCGATCTGCTCAAGTCGATTCGCCTGACCCGCACCGAAGCCGGTGCAGCATTCGGCAACCCGATGGTGTATCTGGAAAAATTTCTCACCAACCCGCGCCACGTGGAAGTGCAGATTCTTTCCGACGGCCAGGGCAACGCCGTGCATCTGGGTGATCGCGACTGTTCCTTGCAGCGCCGCCACCAGAAGATCATCGAAGAGGCGCCAGCTCCCGGGATCGACGAAAAGGCCCGCGCGGAAGTCCAGGCGCGTTGCGTGCAGGCTTGCGTCGATCTGGGTTATCGCGGAGCGGGGACCTTCGAATTCCTCTACGAGAACGGACAGTTTTTCTTCATCGAGATGAACACCCGTGTGCAGGTCGAGCACCCCGTGTCGGAGATGGTCACTGGCGTGGATATCGTCAAGGAACAGATTCTGGTCGCAGCCGGCAACAAGCTGAGCATCAGCCAGAAAGACGTTACCATCCGCGGCCACGCGATCGAATGCCGGATCAATGCCGAGGACCCGAAAACGTTCATGCCCAGCCCGGGCACCGTGACCTTCTTCCATGCCCCTGGCGGCAACGGCGTACGTGTCGATTCGCACCTGTACAGTGGATACAAGGTACCGCCGAATTACGATTCTCTCGTAGGCAAGCTGATCACCTACGGGGCGACGCGTGACGAAGCGCTGGCTAGGATGCGCAACGCGCTCGAGGAACTCGTGGTCGATGGCATCAAGACCAATACCCCATTGCACCGTGAACTGGTGCGCGATCCCGAATTCTGCAAGGGGGGCGTCAATATTCACTACCTCGAGCACAAGCTGGGAATGAAGTAA